Genomic DNA from Neisseria lisongii:
CGAAACGAAAAAACAGCTTTTTACAGATTTTCAGACGGCCTCACGAAAACATAAAGGCCGTCTGAAAGTGGGGCTGGGTGAATTAGAATTTGGCTTCTAATGTTATGTTGAAATTACGTCCGGGAGCGCTGAAGCGTTCGATACCGCCGTGGGTTTGGTTATGAACACGGTTGACGGTGCCGAATTCTCGTATGCTGCGCAGGGTATCCCATGTGTAGTATTTTTTATTGAACAGATTGAAAATACCGCTTCGTAAAGATACGTTTTTGCCGAATTGATAATGTCCGATCAGATCAACCAAAAAAACATTGCGGCTGTGTTTGACAAACGGCCACGGTTCGTTCGGTTTGTCATAGGCTCTGGAAGTGTCTTCGGCTTTTTTTCTGGCAAAATAACTCAGGTTGGTGCCGATACCCCAGCGGTTTCCGGGGTGTTTGTAGCCGATTCCCCAGACGGCGTTGAACGGTTGGAGGGCGTTGAGTGGGATGTCGTTGTCGGCCGAGCCTTTAATGTAACTGGCTGCTATATTGGTGTATGTGCCGTCGGGCAGTCCGATACTGTTTAAGTCCCACCGGCCTTGGAGTTCCAAGCCCTTGACAACAGCATTGTTGCGGTTTCTGTTTTGGTAGGTTGGGGAAATCCAGGATTCTTTAACAATATCGCCGTTGCTGTTTAAAGTTTCGTGTTGGATGCCGCCGATATAGACGAAATCAATGAAGTTTTTATAACGTGTTCGGAAACCGGACAGTTTCAGATTGCCCCATTTCCCGTGCCAGTCGATGCCCAGTTCGATATTTTTTGAACGTTCGTCTTTCAGGTCGGGATTAGGCTGTACATAGAAATCTCGATGTGGGAAGAAAAACCACATTTCATCGGTAGTCGGCGAGCGGAATGCTGTGCTGTATTTGCTTTGCAGCGTCAGGGACGGAACAATGTTCCAATCCAAACTTGCCGAGTAGCTTGGGGCTTTGAATGAGGCTTGTTTATCCCAGATATTCTGCCATACCAGCTGACGCTTGACATTCGGTGTAAGACTGTCGCTTTCCAACGTATTCATATTAACTTTGTCATAGCGTGCGCCCAAACCGAGTTTGACTTTGTCGCCGAAGCGGATTGTGTTGTCCCAATAGATGTGCTGTTTTTTGTTTTCTGTGCTGACCAGAAATTCGTTGGTGTCTTTCTTACTGCCTAAAATATCGGGGTAAAACAGCAGCGCAAAATATTCCAAATTGCTGTTGCGGTATTTTCCTTTGCTCAAGCCTGCGCCGTAGGAAGTATCCCATGAAATGTTGTGCCAATCGGCGTGTTTTTCTGCCGATATTTGGAATTGATTCAAATTTTGATATAAACCCCGCCGTCTGAAAAAGACTTCGGTATTGCGCCCCTGTATGTTTTCTTTCAGGGGGATGTCCCAAGTCATGGTGGTCATATCAATCTGCTGTTTGTCGGCGTTGAGTTTCAAGCTGTCCCAAGGACCGTTTTCGAGATGGTTTTCGTATTGAAGGCCGGTACGTTTACGGTAGCTGACATCATTACGCAAACGTTTGTCTTGCGAAATATAGCTGAACAGGTTGGACAGTTCGTCTGTTTTCCGGTCTTGTCGGTAGTCTTCATAAACGCCGCTCAAGTAATTGGAAGGTGTAAAGTGATAGCCCAATTTGACCAGAGTGCTTTTGCTGGCTGTATTTTGAGGGTCAGGCGTGGCACGGGCGACCCCTTTGTAAGAAAAACTGTTTTCATCGGTGTAGTCTAAGACGGTATCGGCTCCACCGCCGTGGTTGCGGGTTTCATGACCGTGGCGGCGGGTAAACACAAATAGGCCGTCTGCATTGCCCGCTCTTCCTGCTAAAGTTGTGCTGCTCATCCATTGGCTGGATTTGCTGCTATAACCGCCTTTGAGACCGATATAGTAATTTTTACCGTCTTGCAGATAGTCTTTGGGAGATTTGGTTTTGTATAACACGGCTCCGCCCAGTGCGCCGCTGCCGGCAGTCAGGGAGTCTGCACCTTTCAAAATTGCCACTTCGGAAATATTTTCCAATTCGGCAGC
This window encodes:
- a CDS encoding TonB-dependent hemoglobin/transferrin/lactoferrin family receptor, encoding MMKKQMTFKPTVLFILLSSAFSAQALHAETALSEPDADIQLKTVEVKGNKTAAKLGTEKIRRQKLDEYLIQDIHDMVRYDPGISVTEGGRAGSNGFAVRGVDKDRVAVSVDGLAQAESRSSEAFQELFGAYGNFNTNRNAAELENISEVAILKGADSLTAGSGALGGAVLYKTKSPKDYLQDGKNYYIGLKGGYSSKSSQWMSSTTLAGRAGNADGLFVFTRRHGHETRNHGGGADTVLDYTDENSFSYKGVARATPDPQNTASKSTLVKLGYHFTPSNYLSGVYEDYRQDRKTDELSNLFSYISQDKRLRNDVSYRKRTGLQYENHLENGPWDSLKLNADKQQIDMTTMTWDIPLKENIQGRNTEVFFRRRGLYQNLNQFQISAEKHADWHNISWDTSYGAGLSKGKYRNSNLEYFALLFYPDILGSKKDTNEFLVSTENKKQHIYWDNTIRFGDKVKLGLGARYDKVNMNTLESDSLTPNVKRQLVWQNIWDKQASFKAPSYSASLDWNIVPSLTLQSKYSTAFRSPTTDEMWFFFPHRDFYVQPNPDLKDERSKNIELGIDWHGKWGNLKLSGFRTRYKNFIDFVYIGGIQHETLNSNGDIVKESWISPTYQNRNRNNAVVKGLELQGRWDLNSIGLPDGTYTNIAASYIKGSADNDIPLNALQPFNAVWGIGYKHPGNRWGIGTNLSYFARKKAEDTSRAYDKPNEPWPFVKHSRNVFLVDLIGHYQFGKNVSLRSGIFNLFNKKYYTWDTLRSIREFGTVNRVHNQTHGGIERFSAPGRNFNITLEAKF